The following coding sequences lie in one Treponema socranskii subsp. buccale genomic window:
- a CDS encoding leucine-rich repeat domain-containing protein: protein MNTRNALCIAALAFILSMLGCVPPSDPSASHITITVRGGKHVRIIKNSFTVPAGLTWAGILAYADGCVNYDDSWEFSLWRIGNETGPELNGYYQDISVNEDTTVYVQAQEAAQKIEDGISLILHPDVLANPDRGIKITVVTADKSPIKVEGFKWKKQLTAEEAAAEELYLYPERTKVTIRAKNITEFYVGRWNIEGQYGDYYPNHITGINVRGCPSLKKLDCSCNLLTSLDVQGLKDLEELHCQENNLTSLDVQGLSKLRVLGCTRNRIGALDVQGLRSLKQLDCNGNRIKALNVRGLPLELLYCASNGIDSLDVQGLPLKKLYCPGNDLTVLDAQGLRSLDYLACDGNELTQLNVQGCSSLRQLICRDNRLTSLNVQGLRILEYMDCKRNPLTSLDVRNLGALKTLDCSESRLAFLNVENCAALEELHCEDNRLASLDAGGLSALKKLHCYSNFLNADAFIKIFTALPERPATGNGECWLFTERPNSTEGNCRDFTSPQALKDAFVAAKDKKHWKMYKYNKNGNQDSAG from the coding sequence ATGAATACGCGAAACGCCCTTTGTATCGCGGCGCTTGCATTTATTTTGAGCATGCTTGGCTGTGTACCGCCTTCCGATCCTTCAGCGTCTCATATTACGATTACCGTACGCGGAGGAAAACACGTACGTATTATAAAAAATTCTTTTACCGTACCGGCGGGTCTTACATGGGCCGGTATTCTTGCATATGCGGATGGGTGCGTAAATTATGACGATAGCTGGGAGTTTAGTCTTTGGCGGATCGGGAACGAAACGGGACCGGAATTAAACGGTTATTATCAAGATATCTCCGTTAATGAGGATACGACCGTCTATGTTCAAGCGCAGGAAGCCGCACAGAAAATCGAAGACGGCATTTCGCTCATCCTGCATCCCGATGTATTGGCCAATCCCGATAGGGGAATTAAAATTACGGTGGTGACCGCCGATAAATCGCCTATCAAAGTAGAAGGCTTCAAATGGAAAAAACAACTGACGGCAGAAGAAGCGGCAGCGGAAGAATTGTATCTGTATCCGGAACGTACAAAGGTTACGATTCGGGCAAAAAACATTACGGAATTCTATGTCGGACGCTGGAACATTGAAGGGCAGTACGGCGATTATTATCCTAATCATATTACCGGCATCAATGTACGGGGCTGTCCTTCTTTGAAAAAACTTGACTGCAGTTGTAATCTGCTTACCTCTCTCGACGTACAGGGTCTGAAAGATTTGGAGGAACTGCATTGTCAGGAAAATAACCTCACGTCTTTGGACGTGCAGGGGTTGTCCAAGCTCCGGGTTCTCGGCTGTACTCGGAATCGGATCGGAGCGCTCGATGTACAGGGATTGCGTTCTTTAAAGCAGCTCGACTGCAACGGTAATCGGATTAAAGCGCTCAACGTGCGGGGCTTGCCTTTGGAACTTCTCTATTGCGCTTCCAACGGCATCGATTCCCTCGACGTGCAGGGTTTGCCGCTCAAAAAACTCTACTGTCCGGGAAACGATCTTACCGTACTCGACGCGCAGGGTTTGCGCTCTTTGGACTACTTGGCGTGCGACGGAAACGAGCTCACGCAGCTCAATGTGCAGGGCTGCTCTTCTTTGAGGCAGCTTATCTGCCGCGACAATCGGCTTACTTCGCTCAATGTCCAAGGCTTGCGTATATTGGAATACATGGACTGCAAAAGAAATCCGCTTACGTCCCTTGATGTGAGAAACCTCGGTGCTTTGAAGACGCTTGATTGCAGTGAGAGCCGGCTTGCGTTTTTGAATGTGGAAAATTGCGCTGCTTTGGAAGAACTGCATTGTGAAGATAACCGTTTAGCTTCGCTCGATGCAGGCGGATTGAGTGCTTTGAAAAAGCTCCATTGCTACAGCAACTTTTTAAATGCGGACGCTTTTATAAAAATCTTTACCGCGCTGCCGGAACGGCCTGCAACCGGTAACGGGGAATGCTGGCTTTTTACCGAAAGACCGAACAGCACCGAAGGTAACTGCAGGGATTTTACTTCCCCCCAGGCATTAAAAGACGCGTTTGTTGCGGCAAAAGATAAAAAGCACTGGAAGATGTATAAATACAATAAAAACGGAAATCAGGATTCGGCGGGTTAA